DNA sequence from the Falco peregrinus isolate bFalPer1 chromosome 1, bFalPer1.pri, whole genome shotgun sequence genome:
CTGGAAGGCAGCCCATTAACCAGCTTGAGCCTTTTTTCAGATCCTAATTTCAGGGCAGAGACAGTATTTGCTTCATTGGCTGCAGCTATTTGCTATTTCCAGTTATGATCCCTGTGATTAAGCCAAGCGCTGAGCCCTCAAATCCTTTTCTGAAAGAGAGACCAGCTTTTGTTCAACAACATAGGAAAACTCCTTTTGGCATCAGACTAAAGGAATGATTAAGTGTTAGCTCTTCAAAAAGCTATCTTATTGACTcaagaaagaaatgtctttaattttgttttgttaaaaaagaaaacatgttatACTAGGCTGCAAATTATAAGAGCTGTAGGTAGAGAATACTTCCCTTCCTTACTGCTGGAATCCATGCCCTTGAGTATTCATTTGTTTGCAACAGCAGAAAGTTGGTCCCGGATCCTTCCTAAACCTTCTAACATAGTGTCCAGGGTTTCTTTGCTAAGTTCCACAGTCAGTGCAGAAACAACAGGATTATCTCCACATAAGGCAACATCTTCCTGAATCTGTAAACAGGGATGCAGACATCAGCTGTATGAAAAATTCATTCACTTGTTTTTCCAGTGCAACTATGAAAGTCAGTGTTTAGTAGACAGATAAAGAAACATGCTTTAAATTTGGCATTCAGCTCCATTTTGAAGGACTATGGCACATTCTCCACACTGTGTGCCTCACTAGTAGAGTGTGTTCCCACTGACAGAATGCAAGTAAGCATATACTGCTATGAGTACAGGGAAATTCTCAAAAGACTCGTGGCAGGAAGCCACATCCCTATCAAAAGCATCTTAGCAGATACTGCATAGGATACTTAACCCCATCCCACACACAGGAATcaatttttcccccccctcctcctctgaaACACACTCGTCCCACTTTTACTGGTTGGGGCGATCCACAACTCTGTAGAACATAAGCAGCAACTATAGCTATACTCCCCAGATGATACATGGGGCCAGCAAAGGAAGCTTTTAGTactcaaaagtaatttttcaacTAATGCAGTTAGTTAAACATGCTGACAAGTGGCTTAGAATTAAAGGGCAATGACTTCATAAtttatcatctttctttctgtagaGAACAATGGTGACTGAGAACAAATATGTTGTCTTCTCACATCCTCACGCAAAGAAAACTCTCCCTTGCAAGGAAAAGAGGGCTTTCATCAGAGACATCATTCCCACATTCTGTGGCATTTCAAAGATCATCTCTGGGAAATTCTGTTAATTGCCCACCAGGCAATAGGCAAGCACCAGATGCCTGGCTGAACTGTTTTGCACTATCACTGGTAAGTCAGGTGTTGGACGTAAATATTGATTCTGTATCCTTTACAGCCACTGACATTACCTTTAACTGAAGCAGGCAAGTAGGGACTGCCATTCTGCTGATGCTGTCTGAAGATGTCTTGATGTCCACCCTCCAATCCATGTCAACCaactgaggcagggagactGAGGGATTGAAAAATGCATCTGTTAGGCCCCGCAGCACATGACGACACCAGACCCTGGAACCTGTGACTACCACCATGTACATGCTTCTGTACTTCTGGCCCTGGGAACTGTACAACTTTAGTGCTACTGTGTGGTTTCAGGTCATTTTCACTCTGCAATAAGCCAGTCTTTGAAGGGCTCTGGAAGACACTGGCAGGACAAAGAGGGTTCTCCCATCATCACATGCAAGGATGGTACAGTGCAAGACAGTCATAGGTACATTCACAAAGCAGCAAGGAGAAGGCAAACAGTAAGATTTCTTCGCCTCTTCATCCCCTGCCTTGCTGCCTACAACATTCAACTAGTGTTTCATCATTAATTGCTCCGCAACCTACATGCTTATTACTCTGTTCTATAACGAATAAGAAAGCACACACCAATGCTCTTAAAATTCAGCAGGATAAAACATGTTATTTCAAGTTCCTCAACCTGTGAACTAAAGCATCCTGCAGTACAGCATATGTACTGGTAAACTGCAATCTTTGCACACATACTACCAATGtgttaaaaatattgaagataTCATCCTAATTAGATGTAGCCTAACAGAAATCATTCAACAGTCTGGTGCAATACTGACATCAATAGTTCAGGGCTGGAGACCCCATGAGCCTTCCAAGGGAAGGAGGACAGGTCTGACCTGGTCACCCTGTCAAGAAATTTGTGAAGCTATCTGTTGCAGACAGGACATGAGGATATTCACTCATGATGTTATGTACTTAATGGAGCGTACTGTACCATGAACCCTCAAGAGTACCTAAGCACTGTGTAAACTGGCATAAAAACTGAGATTAAGGTTCTCCTAACAAAACTCTGGCACCAACAGGCTGGCTGCAAGTGCTCTTTGTCAGTTCCTGGAAGCATAATGTTTTTCAACAGTATCTTTCAGCTACTGGTAATAAATACAGGGAATGTTTGAAGAACATATCCAAGTGAAACCAAGGCAGGTAGTTAGATGAGTGGCATGCAGATACCTTTCCCCCTTGTTTGCAAAGCAGTCTCctattgtcattaaaaaaaaccccaacattttaaTCCAGGAAAAGTATTGACATTTCATCTCAGATTTACAAGTATTTTCTCACACAAACTGCAAACCAGAAGAAAGCATAATTAGTTATCCAACCAAATAACAACAGCAAGTGTTAAAAGATGAGGCTTGAACACTTGACTGCCCAGTGGTAAAGCACAATTTACCACCAGAATCCAGAAATTTAGAAAATGTCTGTAAGGTAAATACCtagtttaaaatatatgtaaggAAACCAAGTTGTAAGGAGCAGTTTAACAGGGCATGCTTAAAAGTCATTGCCACTTTGGTAGTGTCACGTTTATAAGACTCGGAACACCTCTTGCACCTATTTTGACTCCATTTTCTGGTAAGAGCTGAGCCATACTTCCTATGTTCAAAAGTACAGCACCAGTTTCCTGGGAAAAACCGTAAATTCTCACTGGAAGCCCACACTAAGGACATGGAAACAAAGACAAACACTTTTGGTTTGAAAAGGGCATTTGCAGCTAAGGGGATTAACTGCTGTAACTATGTCAGAGTAAATGGCTACAGGGTGCCTGAAGAAACACTGTTTATGTCAGCTAGGGATTTTCAAAGAAGTCTGAATGAAGTGTAGAACCAACACCATAAAAGAACTGTAGAGGTGATGGTGTATCCTCAAactcaatttaaaaatagagtTTTCACACCATCAGCTGTGGTGCTCGGTGGGTCTGAGCATCTCTGCAAAGCCTTATCAAACCTGGTTGTCAGCAGTTACTTGACATCTATTTAAGGGTACCAGAGGGGGGTGAAGAGGCAAAACCTAAACCCCTGTTGAGCACTAAGGAAAAAGCAGCCTCAATAGGCAACTGCAGCCTGTCTGGATCCTGCCTGTCATAAAATGCCTAGTTTCCTCCCCAAGGGTTGATTGCTGGCCTTCCTACTGGCTCCAGATGCTCAGGTTGCTTCCTAACAGTGCTTACAGAGATTTCtctttctgaggaaaggctcctcctcctgctccgcTGAGCAGAGCTCCAAGGGGCAGTGCAGAA
Encoded proteins:
- the COMMD9 gene encoding COMM domain-containing protein 9 isoform X2, producing the protein MAVVRRAEFAALQSLLKLVSALHNLTRHVVYRGLTRAEDILSLFPENFHQNLKNLLTKIILENISAWRNEAQASQISLPQLVDMDWRVDIKTSSDSISRMAVPTCLLQLKIQEDVALCGDNPVVSALTVELSKETLDTMLEGLGRIRDQLSAVANK